A portion of the Meiothermus sp. CFH 77666 genome contains these proteins:
- the thrB gene encoding homoserine kinase gives MSDEALYVQVPATLANLGSGFDALGVALDLYLEVSASPASTDQLHYTGQGHVPNTPDNLIHQGYRAAWQALGDANPPPLAIQAHNPIPLARGMGSSSAALVAGAALADLLSGHRLGKEGIFAVTAALEGHPDNVAPAVYGGFVAALADPPLALPLPTPKGLVFVLGVPPYEVPTPLARAALPQTIPLADAVYNLARSALWPAALYSGRLVALREAAKDRLHQPYRAHLMPGLEAALERVYAAGALAAFVGGAGPTLAALTEVHHTEAIRRAMQDYVGQGSTLVLGPGEGLRWKAVSVPSR, from the coding sequence ATGTCCGACGAAGCCCTTTACGTTCAAGTTCCGGCCACCCTGGCCAATCTGGGTTCTGGCTTCGATGCGCTGGGGGTCGCCCTTGATCTGTACCTCGAGGTCAGCGCCTCGCCAGCATCCACCGATCAGTTGCACTACACCGGCCAGGGGCATGTACCCAATACCCCCGACAACCTGATCCACCAGGGTTACCGGGCCGCCTGGCAAGCCCTGGGCGATGCCAATCCGCCCCCCCTGGCCATCCAGGCTCACAACCCCATCCCGCTGGCCCGTGGGATGGGCAGCAGCTCGGCGGCTCTGGTCGCCGGGGCTGCGCTGGCCGACCTGCTCTCGGGGCATCGGCTCGGCAAAGAGGGCATATTTGCGGTCACCGCCGCCCTGGAAGGCCACCCCGACAATGTAGCGCCTGCGGTGTACGGGGGCTTTGTGGCGGCTCTGGCCGACCCCCCTCTGGCCCTGCCCCTGCCCACCCCTAAAGGGCTGGTGTTCGTCTTGGGAGTTCCCCCTTACGAAGTGCCCACCCCCCTGGCCAGAGCAGCGCTACCCCAAACCATTCCCCTTGCCGATGCGGTCTATAACCTGGCTCGCAGCGCACTCTGGCCGGCAGCCCTTTACTCGGGGCGTCTGGTGGCCTTGCGGGAAGCGGCAAAGGATCGCCTGCACCAGCCCTACCGGGCACACCTGATGCCGGGCCTCGAGGCGGCGCTTGAACGGGTTTATGCGGCGGGTGCGCTGGCCGCTTTTGTGGGAGGGGCTGGCCCAACCCTGGCTGCACTGACCGAGGTTCACCATACCGAGGCCATTCGCAGAGCCATGCAAGACTATGTGGGGCAGGGCTCCACCCTGGTGCTGGGGCCAGGAGAGGGTTTGCGGTGGAAGGCAGTTTCAGTACCATCCCGCTGA
- a CDS encoding DUF4388 domain-containing protein, whose product MEGSFSTIPLSDVLEMIHANRGTGVLHLESGKLPLHLHFEEGEVVAGGILDWEGFEAISTFPLHPEQGRFKFEAGAVQGVPLMPFKAFMGEWARLNDQWTRFRSVMDSPSRVLETPRAVEPYAVFVGGKSVRAAAKSWGVPLIIAAERAWRGLREGDLTKLRKYAWFALRIRHPSARRTQAGIRDPRDMTVLLDGSRNLGELIHAGLPIAKVRHYLIERIGSGELQAPGRGWILRDLLWELEAEQNPQK is encoded by the coding sequence GTGGAAGGCAGTTTCAGTACCATCCCGCTGAGCGATGTTCTGGAGATGATCCACGCCAACCGTGGAACCGGGGTTTTGCACCTGGAAAGTGGCAAACTCCCCCTGCATTTGCACTTTGAGGAGGGCGAGGTAGTTGCGGGGGGCATTCTGGACTGGGAGGGCTTCGAGGCCATCTCGACCTTTCCGCTACACCCCGAGCAAGGGCGCTTTAAGTTTGAAGCCGGGGCAGTACAGGGTGTTCCGCTAATGCCCTTCAAGGCATTCATGGGAGAGTGGGCCCGCCTGAACGACCAGTGGACCCGCTTTCGCAGTGTGATGGACTCCCCCAGCCGGGTTCTGGAAACCCCCCGAGCGGTAGAGCCCTATGCGGTCTTTGTGGGGGGCAAAAGTGTGCGTGCGGCGGCCAAAAGCTGGGGGGTTCCCCTCATTATCGCTGCCGAGCGGGCCTGGCGCGGGCTCCGGGAGGGCGACCTGACCAAACTGCGTAAATACGCCTGGTTCGCCCTGCGTATCCGCCACCCTTCAGCCCGCCGTACCCAGGCAGGCATCCGCGACCCCAGGGATATGACCGTGCTGCTGGATGGAAGCCGTAACCTGGGGGAGCTCATACACGCTGGCCTGCCCATTGCCAAAGTCCGCCATTATCTGATTGAGCGGATCGGCAGTGGCGAGCTGCAAGCGCCCGGCAGGGGCTGGATTCTGCGCGACTTGCTGTGGGAACTCGAGGCCGAGCAAAACCCACAGAAATAG